The Fusarium falciforme chromosome 8, complete sequence region TCGGCCAAAGGTGGGAGCTGATGGCAATGCGTCGATCACGCTCATCCCATCCGAGACAACCGTTCATCCTCGTGTCATATGCTTTCATTGTCATTCCTACAAACACGGTACACATATGATTCAGCCGTACTCAGGCACGCACATCCCGCATCTCTCTCCTCAGGTGCGGGGCGCCATCAACGTAGCTGGACAGAGGGAAAGTAGCGCGGGCCAGCATAACCCCGAGCAATGATGGATTGGATGTCGATATTGCTGGCGGGGTCGTGGTGGGAGCTCCACatcttgaggaggatgaagcggCCCGAGACTGGGGGGTCGAAGCGGATGGTGcacttgctcttcttctcctcgatgaAGAAGCGGGCGTGCGGCGAGAggagaccaccaccacccacgGCGCGGACGGCCTCTTGCGTGGCCGAGTTGTGAGCTTCCCAGGCCTCGGTCAGAGACATGCTGTTGGAAGAGCGGTCGCGTTCCCGATCACGCTCACGTTCGCGCTCGCGGCGGCGGGATGAGGGTGGGAAGCCGGATCCGCTGGTGTTAGCTGCGCTGCTGTAAAGCCGCCAGTGAGAGGGATGGTGATCGTCGAGGTACTCCGGGTCAAAGATTTCTGCGCCGTCGTCGGATTCCGAGTCGAGGGTCTCGAACGGGAGGGATCCTATGCGGTTGGGTGCGCGACGGAGGAAACGGCGCCCGTCGtactcgtcctcctcgtcgtcgctatACTCTGCTGTCACACGGAAGTTGGGAAGATCCCAGAGAAATTCTCGCGGCATCTGAGGGTGGCGGGGCTCATAGTCGTCGCTATTGCCGCGGTAGTATGCTGGTCGGTATCTTGTGGTCGTGGTACCGTTGTCGTGATGCTGAATAGAGATGGTCTCGGTCGGGATGGGTTGTAGAGCCCTGAAATCCCCCTCCCCGGAGCCTGACTCTTCACCTCCTCGCGGCGGCATGTATTGAATCTGGTAATGTGCTGTTCTGCTGAGCATATCATCCTGGTCCATGGCCACAAAGACCATTCCCTCTCTCACACTGTTCAGATAGTCAGCCAAACTGTCATGTCCACGGATGGCCAAAGACTAAAGGAACATACGGATGTGAATAGTTCATGGACGCTGGCGCCTTGATGACCAACTCCCGCAGAGTGAAGACGGTAGCACCCTGATGTCGCAACACTATATTGCACCTGTTGCCCTTTGTGCAGTACACCGAGGTGTCGTCCTTGAGAATGTTCTCGGCGGCATACGACGACTCGTTAGAGAACATCCCCCCGTCACAACTGACAATCTCCATCCGGAGCTGGCCAGGCTCGACCTGGCCGTACTTTCCATAGCGAAAGCCCTTGAAGGCGGGCGTGAGGCGGTCCGAATCCAGCTTCCGGCGCTTGTGTCGTCGGTTCGAGTCGGGGAGGTCCTGGGGGCGGAGGGTCGGGGAGTAGTTGGAGGGCACAAGCGGAGGAGTGAGGCTGGGGTGGTTTTGTAGGTCCAGCAGGGCGCGCAGGTGCGAGttggcctcctcgaggtGACGATCCAGGTCCTCGAGGTTGGTGGGACGGCTGCTCTCGGGTGCGGCGATCCGGATGCGGCGAGATGTCGGCCAGCCGTCGTCCATGGGACGTTCAAAGTCGTCAAAGCCCGCAGACGGAGTGCGGCTCTCGAGGTTTCGGATGCGCTCGGCGCGGCGCGATGCGGTTGACCAATGTCGGGACTGAGGGCGGCTGGACGAACTCGGCGAGGGACTGTCTCGGTCTCGGGCTAATGCTCGCAGAGAGGGCAGTCGAGGCAGCGGCGGAAAGTCATCGTGAGGCTCTCGGGAATGGCGACGGTGGGAATTTGATCCCGACCGGGAAGACATGGTGACTTGTCACTACAACGGATGAGGAGGGGAGGTTCAGTCGTTCGGCGAGCGGCTATGACGTGGGGGAGCGGTCGACGATGGTGGTTCGGCAGATGAAATGTGGACAAGTTAACGGCGGGCGAGGCCTGTGGTAATGTAATGCAATGTACTGTATCGTCTTGCACAGTACTGTGCTGTTACAAACGGTAGCACGAGGCTAGAGTTCTACAGGACAGAACAGGGAACCTATGCTCTACCACGTGAACGACGGAACGCTCGATCTGGTGCCCGGTCGGTAGGTGGAGGTCTCGAGTCACGGCCAGGCGTCGGGATCCTCAGTTGATTCTCGGAGAAGTGACGACGGTTTGGGGAGCAGCCTGTGGTGCAAATGACTCGACTGTGGGGTTTGTGTGAGTTACAGCTTcgcctctctttttttttgtgtCTTTTTTTGCTTTGTGCCCGACTGTCCCCAAGTCTCTTTTATTTCGCTCGCCCAGGACATGACATGGTGGGATTTTGGAGTCCACATTTTGCCTCAGTCCTTGCCCCAGCCAAGAAGGTCAGGCGGCACAGCACACATGAGCCTGGAGGGGGGCATCATAGTGACGGCGGCCTTTCCCCTACAGAGTAGGGTCTCCAACAAGGCGGGGGTGGGCGAGCGGAGAGGGCGGCAAGCGGGTGGGCAGGCTCACCAtcagaagagaagagaagcgaCGCCCAAAAGACGAGAGGGATCTCTGGCCAAGGGCGGCGAGAGggtacctaggtaggtagatGGGTACCAAGAGTAAGGTATGTACAGCGATCAAGATCTATACAGAGAGCGCAAGCGGACGGGTATCGAGACGAGAGATTCGGACGAGTTGCTTTGAGCTGATATGTTCAAGGTAGATAGATGGATGAGATTGAAAAGCAGTATGGATGAAATGGACCGtggtcgagatgatggaggggTTGCCTGCGGATAAAGGCGGTAAAGCCACAGCGAGGGAGGCCCTGTATGTGCCCCAGTGTTGGTGGCTTCTTAGGGGACAAGGCGTTGAGAGCCAATCGTGCAGGGAATGAATGGCTGTCAGTCAGCAATATAAGCAGGCATGCGTGTTTGTGTGTGAGGATAGGTCTTCTCCTTTCCATTACGACCCTTCCTCCTCTTACTTGGCTCAAACACAGATGCCGTAAGCCCTGTCACTCTTGCGGTGTGTATGTATGTTCTCACTCAGCCGAATGACGTGCAACGTCTAGACTGAACTGGACTGGTCCGGTCCTTTGGGGTACCCGATATGCGCTGTGTAAGACTCCCCTGCATAGCACAACCCGTTGCTCTCGTTCACCAAGTCTTGCTTTCCCGGTGTCTTATTATAGAAGCAGTGCAGCAAGCCGTCCCGTGCCAGCACGGCTCAGCTCATTCATTAGCTGGGAGCCTGTGTTTGCTTGTCTCGGTCTTGGTTTACAGCCATCCTCATCTGCGAATCCATAGGTCGAGAGGTGCATCCGCGCTTGTCACACGTGACTAGACTGCCAGGTACCGCCATGCCGGTTCCCTCTCCCCGGTACCTAACCGCTTCATCATGCGAGCTGTAAGCAAATCACGGCCAGCCGAGAACACTGTGAGAACAGACTGCAAGTAGCCGTGAGTGCCATATGAGATTCAACCTATGGAATACGCCCATATCCACATCTAACTTTCTCTGTTCAACCCAATTCTCATGTATCCCCCTTGGCCCGTTCCCCAGGGCGCGTTTGTCCCCCCCCACACGCCGCCGCACAGGCGATCCCACTAACAATTTCTTTCTACCAATCAGAAGCGATTCCTCAACGGCGAGCTCAGTAAACTTCACTCCCAGCTTGCGACCTTGAAAGGCACCTACCATCCTCCGAGATTCGATATATGATATCAGAAAAAAAGGTCACGTccacaagcaagcaaacaaaCACCAAGAGGCGCACCTCGTTTACGCCTACAATCTCGGATACCTACCTTCTCCTCAGCAATAAACGGCGCATgagggtcttggtcttgggctgATTGCGAGAGCTGCTTATAACCCAGCGGGCTGGGCATTCCTTGTCACGCGCGTTTcgcctcatctcatcaataACAACCTCTTGCGACTTTGCTCGGTAGCCTCGCAGCCTTGCGCCAACATCGCAGACAACGACAAGGGCATCTCCTGCCTCCGTCTACTCATCAATCTCACTCTCCTGTCCTCTCCCCTTCCGCGCAGAGTCTCTTCCGATGGACGCCTCAAACCAGAACCAAGGCCAGCCTCCGGTTGCGCCTCAGGCTCAGCAGCTCCCAGATGCCAGCGCGGCCGCTGCGATGCCTCCCGTCGACGCTGGCGCCAACCTCAACGGCAACGGTATTCCTCAGCTACCAGATCATCTCCTCGGCTCAATGAACCCTGAAGCCATGGCTGGCATGATGCCTGATCCCTCACTCATGGCGGATCCCACCATGTTGGCGGCCATGCAGATGCCTCTAGCAGACCCCTCAGCCTTCATGATGCAGCCTGGAATGGCCATTCCAAACGGCCAGCCTCACGCCTTTGGTGTCCCTGTGGCACCGCCTGCCACGGTCAGCGCTGGTAAGTCTCGCGCCAGCAAATCACATATGCGCCAGCTCTAACACGTTCAGATGAGATTGCTCTCTATGATCGCCAGATCCGCCTCTGGGGCATGGCCGCCCAGGCCAAGATTCAAAGCGCAAACAttctcctcatcaccatAAAGGCTCTCGCCAACGAGATCGCAAAGAACCTTGTCCTCGCTGGCATTGGCTCTCTCACCCTCTTGGACGGTGCCGTCGTCACCGAAGCCGATCGCGGCTCCCAGTTCTTCCTCGCTGATGATGACAGCATCATCGGCCAGAACCGCGCTCAGGCTGCGAGTGCCGCCCTCCAGAAGCTCAACCCTCGTGTTCGTGTCCACGTCGACACAGAAGGCGTCAAGACAAAGGGGCCCAGTTACTTTGCTGGCTTCGACATCGTTATTGCCACTGACCTTGACCCCGAGTCattcaacatcatcaacaccgcCACCCGCCTGAACTGCAAGGCATTCTACGCCGCTGGTTGCCACGGTCTCTACGGATTCATCTTCAGCGATCTCATCGAGCATGACTATGTCATCCAGCGTGATCTCGGAAACGTACCAACCATCCCTGGCCCCGAGACACGCACTCGcaccatcgtcgacgtcCAGACCCGCAAAGAGGGCCCCAAGACAATCGAGTCCGTCACCAAGCGCGAGCTCTATTCCACATGGTTCCTTGCCAGCGATGTTGGTGGTCTTCCCGAAGAATACACCCAGTCCCGCCGACGACTCAAGAGCGTGACCCCTGCGCTCTCGTGTCTCCGCGCCCTATGGGAGTTTATGCAGATCCAGGGCGGCCGCGTCCCCAGCAATCGCGATGACCTTAAGATGTTCACGCAGATTGCCACCCAGAAGCACAAGGCCCTCGGCCTCCCCAGCGAGACCCTCCGTCCAGAGTTTCTGCGCAGCTTCCTCCAGAACCTCGTCAGCGAGATCTCCCCTGTCGCCGCCATTCTCGGTGGTCAGCTGGCTCAGGATGTCATCAACGTGCTCGGCCAGACGCAGCAGCCCATCCAGAACATGGTCGTCTTTGACGGTAACACCATGGAGGGCCTCATGTACCCTCTGCACCCCGAGGGCTCCCTCGGCTCCGGACTCCTCACCGATCACCAGGTGCCCAACGGCGGCGCCCCCATGATGCTTCCCACAGGCATGGATGCCTTGCCCATGGGCATCGACCCAACCGCGATGGGCGCTCTGCCTCACCACAACAATCCCATAATGATCCCCGGTGGGCTGCAGAACGGCATGGGCCTTGCCATGCAGGACGCTGCCATGACCAACCCTACGCAACAGTTCAACCCTGCGCAGGCTCCCCAGCAGCCACCTCAGCAGGACCCTCAACAAGCCCCCCAGCAGGCAGCACCGCAACCCGCAGCAGCCACGGCTGAGCAGCCTGCCCAGGAGGCACCGGCGAACCCTGGCAATGCGGGCGCAAACTAGAGACGGTAGACCACGACGGGGAACATGTCGTGTAGAAGGTATCAGCCTCGCC contains the following coding sequences:
- a CDS encoding ThiF domain-containing protein encodes the protein MDASNQNQGQPPVAPQAQQLPDASAAAAMPPVDAGANLNGNGIPQLPDHLLGSMNPEAMAGMMPDPSLMADPTMLAAMQMPLADPSAFMMQPGMAIPNGQPHAFGVPVAPPATVSADEIALYDRQIRLWGMAAQAKIQSANILLITIKALANEIAKNLVLAGIGSLTLLDGAVVTEADRGSQFFLADDDSIIGQNRAQAASAALQKLNPRVRVHVDTEGVKTKGPSYFAGFDIVIATDLDPESFNIINTATRLNCKAFYAAGCHGLYGFIFSDLIEHDYVIQRDLGNVPTIPGPETRTRTIVDVQTRKEGPKTIESVTKRELYSTWFLASDVGGLPEEYTQSRRRLKSVTPALSCLRALWEFMQIQGGRVPSNRDDLKMFTQIATQKHKALGLPSETLRPEFLRSFLQNLVSEISPVAAILGGQLAQDVINVLGQTQQPIQNMVVFDGNTMEGLMYPLHPEGSLGSGLLTDHQVPNGGAPMMLPTGMDALPMGIDPTAMGALPHHNNPIMIPGGLQNGMGLAMQDAAMTNPTQQFNPAQAPQQPPQQDPQQAPQQAAPQPAAATAEQPAQEAPANPGNAGAN